In Rhizobium lusitanum, a genomic segment contains:
- a CDS encoding FGGY-family carbohydrate kinase, which produces MSKNDKIIIGIDAGTSVLKAVAFELSGRQIASASARNHYTMGEDGSATQSLSRTWADCVSALRGLSDKVPDLAARTAAVAVTGQGDGTWLVGSGNAPVGDAWLWLDARAAATVTRLGAHPESRARFEATGTGLNTCQQGTQLAHMDRFTPEALARAETALHCKDWLYLNLTGVRATDPSEASFTFGNFRTRQYDPVVIDALGLNHRRSLLPEIIEGTEITHPLSPDAAKATGLLAGTPVCLGYVDMVMTALGAGVRSGGENAACSTIGSTGVHMRAKPVSDVQLNAEGTGYVIALPIPGIVTQVQTNMGATINIDWILQVAAELMSETGKPVAPSDLISRIDSWFAESKPGALLYHPYISEAGERGPFVNAHARAGFTGLSTRHGFADMLRAVVEGLGMATRDCYAAMGSMPAELRITGGAARSRALRGSLSAAVNAPVRVSRREEAGAAGVAMMAAVAIGAYSSMDDCIAEWVTPLLGDAEAPDVEQARRYDRLFSAYVQIRQAIAPAWDTLAAP; this is translated from the coding sequence ATGTCTAAGAACGACAAGATCATCATCGGCATCGATGCCGGAACCTCGGTGCTGAAAGCCGTGGCTTTCGAGCTATCAGGCCGCCAGATCGCCTCGGCATCGGCGCGCAATCACTATACGATGGGCGAAGACGGCTCCGCCACGCAATCCCTCAGCCGGACATGGGCCGACTGCGTCAGCGCCTTGCGCGGCCTGAGCGACAAAGTGCCGGATCTCGCCGCGCGCACCGCCGCCGTCGCCGTGACGGGTCAAGGGGATGGAACCTGGCTCGTCGGCTCCGGCAACGCGCCGGTCGGCGATGCCTGGCTCTGGCTCGACGCCCGCGCCGCTGCGACTGTTACCCGTCTCGGCGCTCACCCGGAAAGCCGCGCGCGCTTCGAGGCGACAGGCACCGGCCTCAATACCTGCCAGCAGGGCACACAGCTCGCCCATATGGATCGCTTCACGCCGGAGGCCCTCGCTCGGGCCGAGACGGCGCTGCATTGCAAGGACTGGCTCTATCTGAACCTGACCGGCGTTCGGGCGACCGATCCGTCAGAGGCCAGCTTCACCTTCGGTAATTTCCGCACCCGCCAGTATGATCCCGTCGTGATCGACGCGCTCGGGCTCAACCACCGGCGATCCCTGTTGCCCGAGATCATTGAGGGAACGGAGATCACGCATCCGCTATCGCCCGACGCGGCGAAGGCGACCGGATTGCTTGCCGGCACGCCTGTCTGTCTCGGCTATGTCGACATGGTGATGACCGCGCTTGGCGCCGGTGTTCGCAGCGGCGGCGAGAACGCGGCCTGCTCGACCATCGGATCGACAGGCGTGCATATGCGCGCAAAGCCGGTATCCGACGTCCAGCTCAATGCCGAGGGAACGGGCTATGTGATCGCCCTGCCTATCCCCGGCATCGTCACCCAGGTCCAAACGAACATGGGTGCGACGATCAATATCGACTGGATCCTGCAGGTCGCTGCCGAACTCATGTCGGAGACCGGCAAGCCCGTCGCGCCTTCGGATCTCATCTCGCGGATCGACAGCTGGTTTGCCGAGAGCAAGCCGGGCGCCCTGCTCTACCACCCCTATATTTCCGAGGCGGGGGAGCGCGGCCCCTTCGTCAATGCCCATGCGCGCGCCGGCTTCACTGGCCTTTCAACGCGGCACGGCTTTGCAGACATGCTGCGGGCCGTCGTCGAGGGGCTCGGCATGGCGACACGCGACTGTTATGCCGCCATGGGCAGCATGCCTGCCGAATTGCGGATCACCGGAGGGGCTGCGCGCTCGCGTGCGCTGCGCGGCTCTCTGTCCGCCGCCGTCAACGCGCCGGTTCGGGTCTCGCGTCGCGAGGAAGCGGGAGCGGCCGGCGTCGCGATGATGGCCGCTGTCGCCATTGGCGCCTATTCGAGCATGGACGACTGCATCGCCGAGTGGGTCACGCCGCTGCTCGGAGACGCCGAGGCGCCGGATGTCGAGCAGGCTCGCCGCTACGACCGATTGTTCTCAGCCTACGTACAAATTCGACAGGCGATCGCGCCTGCCTGGGACACGCTTGCCGCGCCCTGA
- a CDS encoding DUF2291 domain-containing protein, translated as MNTQTEYAAFKSDGARLKILASVAAVVIVIGAIAVDTTVVKIGSAHDVREQSFSPETFGAQEFPKIQADVEKRAVDAATLSSAVVADKKAAGEKYGVATSTGAVVPVSLTGTFGARKANYSEIKVDGLPADVTVRVQTGPAINGTDLRDAIGAIQFGQFTNQIEYQDAGSAINNEMKKAVLSGFDAETLTGKTATIVGVFKLINPKNWLVTPVKVDVK; from the coding sequence ATGAATACACAGACTGAATACGCAGCTTTCAAATCCGACGGCGCCAGGCTCAAGATACTGGCGAGTGTCGCGGCGGTAGTGATCGTCATCGGCGCCATTGCCGTCGATACGACGGTGGTCAAGATCGGTTCCGCGCATGACGTGCGCGAGCAGTCCTTCTCGCCCGAAACCTTTGGCGCCCAGGAATTCCCGAAGATTCAGGCGGATGTCGAGAAGCGCGCGGTCGATGCCGCAACGCTGTCGAGCGCGGTCGTGGCCGACAAGAAGGCGGCAGGCGAAAAATACGGCGTGGCGACGAGCACCGGCGCGGTCGTGCCGGTCTCCCTCACAGGCACCTTCGGCGCTCGCAAGGCCAACTATAGCGAGATCAAGGTCGACGGACTGCCGGCCGACGTCACCGTCCGCGTCCAGACCGGTCCGGCGATCAACGGCACCGACCTGCGCGACGCCATCGGCGCCATCCAGTTCGGCCAGTTCACCAATCAGATTGAGTATCAGGACGCCGGCTCGGCGATCAACAATGAGATGAAGAAGGCCGTCCTCTCAGGCTTCGATGCCGAGACGCTGACGGGCAAGACCGCGACTATCGTCGGCGTCTTCAAGCTCATCAACCCGAAGAACTGGCTCGTCACTCCCGTCAAGGTCGACGTCAAATGA
- a CDS encoding sugar ABC transporter ATP-binding protein — MIEAAQKQGANGEVVLAARNITKSYGNVHALKGVNFDIHRGQVTTLFGENGAGKSTLMKILSGVVQPTAGEIILDGSPITFHSSTHARACGISIIHQELSLAPNLSVRDNIFMGREIIKGGVVDFAEEERQTRALMEELEEHIDPLTLVEDLRLGQQQIVEIARALSVNSRILIMDEPTSALSATEVEVLFKVIRDLTGRGVSIVYISHHLEEALQITNHAVVLRDGAMTAYAERKDIDLEWIVRNMVGDNFDLGSPPTGHTIGDVALTIDNLTVPGPSGAAYNAVDHMSLQVRAGEIVCIYGLMGAGRTELLECVAGRLRSSGGRVLLGGRDVARLSIAGRIANGLVLVPEDRQRDGLVQTMTVGSNLSLASIGAFTKGLFTSGGRERELVGESIRKVHIKTDGGDAAIGSLSGGNQQKVVIGKMLATNPEVILLDEPSRGIDIGAKAEVFKLLAERAKQGLAVIYSTSEVAECLSIAHRIIVMHRGKISAEFGPDVTKEKIMAASGEAVVAH, encoded by the coding sequence ATGATTGAGGCGGCGCAGAAGCAGGGTGCAAACGGCGAGGTCGTTCTTGCCGCCCGCAACATCACCAAGTCCTATGGCAATGTTCATGCCCTGAAGGGCGTGAATTTCGATATCCATCGCGGTCAGGTCACCACGCTGTTCGGTGAGAACGGAGCGGGCAAGTCGACGCTGATGAAGATCCTGTCCGGCGTCGTCCAGCCGACCGCTGGCGAGATCATTCTCGATGGCAGCCCGATCACTTTCCATTCGTCGACACATGCACGAGCGTGCGGGATTTCTATCATCCATCAGGAATTGAGCCTCGCGCCCAATCTCAGCGTTCGCGACAACATCTTCATGGGCCGCGAGATCATCAAGGGTGGCGTCGTCGACTTCGCCGAGGAGGAGCGCCAGACGCGCGCCCTCATGGAGGAGTTGGAAGAACACATCGACCCGCTGACCCTGGTGGAGGATCTCCGTCTTGGCCAGCAGCAGATCGTCGAGATCGCTCGTGCTCTGTCTGTCAATTCGCGCATCCTGATCATGGACGAACCGACCTCGGCGCTGAGCGCCACGGAGGTGGAGGTTCTCTTCAAGGTCATCCGCGATCTGACGGGCCGCGGCGTGTCGATTGTTTATATCTCTCATCATCTCGAAGAGGCGCTGCAGATCACCAATCATGCCGTGGTGCTGCGCGATGGCGCCATGACTGCCTACGCCGAGCGCAAGGACATCGATCTCGAATGGATCGTGCGCAACATGGTGGGCGACAATTTCGATCTGGGAAGCCCACCCACCGGCCACACCATCGGCGATGTCGCGCTGACCATCGACAATCTGACCGTTCCCGGCCCCTCGGGTGCGGCCTATAACGCGGTCGACCATATGTCGCTGCAGGTTCGTGCCGGCGAGATCGTCTGCATCTATGGCTTGATGGGCGCCGGCCGCACCGAACTGCTCGAATGTGTCGCCGGACGCCTGAGGTCGAGCGGCGGTCGGGTTCTGCTTGGCGGTCGCGACGTTGCGCGTCTTAGCATCGCCGGCCGTATCGCCAATGGCCTCGTCCTGGTGCCCGAGGATCGTCAGCGCGACGGCCTCGTCCAGACCATGACGGTCGGCTCCAATTTGTCGCTTGCCAGCATCGGCGCCTTCACCAAGGGGCTCTTCACCTCCGGCGGACGCGAACGGGAACTGGTGGGTGAATCGATCCGCAAGGTCCACATCAAGACCGATGGCGGCGATGCGGCGATCGGCTCGCTTTCGGGCGGCAATCAGCAGAAAGTCGTCATCGGCAAGATGCTTGCCACCAATCCCGAGGTCATCCTGCTCGACGAACCGAGCCGCGGCATCGATATCGGCGCCAAGGCGGAAGTCTTCAAGCTGTTGGCCGAGCGCGCCAAGCAGGGCCTCGCGGTGATCTATTCGACATCGGAAGTCGCCGAATGCCTCAGCATCGCCCATCGCATCATCGTCATGCACCGTGGCAAGATATCCGCCGAATTCGGTCCCGACGTCACCAAAGAGAAGATCATGGCCGCCTCTGGCGAAGCAGTGGTCGCGCACTAG
- a CDS encoding ABC transporter permease gives MSVTNITEKKPISNGQQRNFSLVRLILEGRAFFALIVIIAVFSFLSPYYFSLSNFLTMASHVAIFGILAIGMLLVILNGGIDLSVGSTLGLAGCIAGFLMQGVTLSSFGVILYPPVWAVVVITCAIGAVVGAVNGVLIAYLKVPAFVASLGVLYVARGIALLMTNGLTYNNLGGRPELGNTGFDWLGFNRLAGIPIGVIVLAALAIICGLVLSKTAFGRWLYASGGNERAADLSGVPVKRVKILVYVFSGVCAAIAGLVLSSQLTSAGPTAGTTYELTAIAAVVIGGAALTGGRGTVRGTMLGAFVIGFLSDGLVIIGVSAYWQTVFTGAVIVLAVLMNSIQYGRRVKAS, from the coding sequence ATGTCAGTCACGAATATCACTGAGAAGAAACCAATTTCGAACGGCCAGCAGCGGAACTTCAGTCTCGTGCGGTTGATTCTGGAAGGCCGCGCGTTTTTCGCGCTGATCGTCATCATCGCGGTCTTCTCCTTCCTGTCGCCCTATTATTTCTCGCTGAGCAACTTCCTGACCATGGCCTCGCATGTCGCGATCTTCGGCATCCTGGCGATCGGCATGCTGTTGGTGATCCTGAATGGCGGCATCGATCTCTCGGTCGGCTCGACGCTCGGCCTTGCCGGCTGCATTGCGGGATTTTTGATGCAGGGCGTTACGCTTTCGAGCTTCGGCGTCATCCTCTATCCGCCGGTCTGGGCTGTCGTCGTCATCACCTGCGCCATCGGCGCCGTCGTCGGCGCGGTGAACGGCGTACTGATCGCTTACCTGAAGGTTCCGGCCTTCGTCGCCTCGCTCGGCGTGCTCTATGTCGCGCGCGGCATCGCGCTTTTGATGACCAACGGCCTGACCTACAACAATCTCGGCGGCCGTCCGGAGCTTGGCAATACCGGCTTCGACTGGCTGGGCTTTAATCGTCTCGCCGGCATCCCGATCGGCGTCATCGTGCTGGCGGCCCTGGCGATCATCTGCGGGTTGGTCTTGAGCAAGACCGCCTTCGGCCGCTGGCTCTATGCCTCCGGCGGAAACGAGCGCGCGGCGGATCTTTCGGGCGTACCGGTCAAGCGGGTCAAGATCCTCGTTTATGTGTTTTCCGGCGTCTGCGCCGCAATCGCCGGCCTGGTCCTGTCCTCGCAGCTCACCTCGGCCGGCCCGACGGCCGGCACCACCTATGAATTGACCGCGATCGCAGCCGTCGTCATCGGCGGCGCGGCGCTGACGGGCGGACGGGGCACGGTGCGCGGCACCATGCTCGGCGCCTTCGTTATCGGCTTCCTCTCGGACGGTCTCGTGATCATCGGTGTGTCGGCCTATTGGCAGACGGTCTTCACCGGCGCCGTGATCGTTCTGGCGGTCCTTATGAACAGCATTCAATACGGACGTCGGGTCAAAGCGAGCTGA
- a CDS encoding D-ribose ABC transporter substrate-binding protein, with product MFKKGMRLILAAVAVAPIFASSAWAAGQMTIIVNDPSNPYWLTEGNVAKATAEKLGYTASVSAHKGDTNTESNLIDTAITNKSVAIILDPANADGSVGAVKKAVAAGIPVFLVNAEINQEGLAKAQLVSNNAQGAAIGAQQWVEAVGDKGKYAELFGAPSDNNAATRSNGYETVLTQYPDLQKVAKEVANWDRTQGHNKMQSMLQAHPDINGVISGNDEMALGAIAALKEAGKLANIKVGGFDGSPDAVAAIKAGELQYTVLQPVAIFSEEAVKQADSFIKTGKTGASSEKQLFDCLLITKDNVDKYTGPFVLAQ from the coding sequence ATGTTTAAGAAAGGCATGCGCTTAATTTTGGCGGCTGTTGCCGTAGCCCCCATTTTCGCAAGCTCCGCCTGGGCGGCCGGCCAGATGACGATCATCGTCAATGATCCGTCCAACCCCTACTGGCTGACGGAAGGCAATGTCGCCAAGGCAACAGCCGAAAAGCTCGGCTATACGGCCTCGGTCAGCGCTCATAAAGGCGACACCAACACAGAGAGCAACCTGATCGACACCGCGATCACCAACAAGTCGGTTGCCATCATCCTCGATCCGGCCAATGCCGACGGCTCGGTCGGCGCGGTGAAAAAGGCTGTGGCTGCCGGAATCCCGGTCTTTCTGGTGAATGCAGAAATCAACCAGGAAGGCCTCGCAAAGGCGCAGCTCGTCTCCAACAACGCCCAGGGTGCGGCAATCGGTGCGCAGCAATGGGTCGAAGCCGTTGGCGACAAGGGCAAGTATGCCGAACTGTTCGGCGCTCCCTCCGACAACAATGCCGCAACCCGTTCCAACGGTTATGAGACGGTGCTGACGCAGTATCCGGACCTTCAGAAGGTCGCAAAGGAAGTTGCCAACTGGGATCGTACCCAGGGTCACAACAAGATGCAGTCCATGCTGCAGGCTCATCCGGATATCAACGGCGTGATTTCCGGCAATGACGAAATGGCGTTGGGCGCGATTGCAGCCCTGAAGGAAGCCGGCAAGCTCGCCAACATCAAGGTCGGCGGCTTTGACGGTTCTCCGGACGCAGTCGCCGCCATCAAGGCCGGCGAACTGCAATATACCGTTCTGCAGCCGGTTGCCATTTTCTCGGAAGAGGCAGTCAAGCAGGCCGATAGCTTCATCAAGACCGGCAAGACTGGTGCTTCGAGTGAAAAGCAGCTCTTCGATTGCTTGCTGATCACGAAGGACAATGTCGACAAGTACACAGGCCCGTTCGTTCTGGCCCAGTAA
- a CDS encoding DeoR/GlpR family DNA-binding transcription regulator, protein MTQKTNIGAFLSDELPSDSRHSRQLARRQMIAEAVMAEGSMRIEDLTDRFGISLMTAHRDVDELVSRGLFRKTRGIVTAAATSLIESSDVYRANRQSAEKKMIAAAAMQFVEPGQAIFLDDSTTVLQMAAHLPAKVPLTAITNSLTLMNALKDMHDVTLLALGGQYYNWCNAFMGRMTINEINRLRADVAFISMSAITDDVVFHQSPEIVDIKRAMFDSAAKRILLADHTKFERRALHSFAALSEFDVVIVDEKTPADHLDRMRNKNINVVVARSDGDQS, encoded by the coding sequence GTGACACAGAAGACGAATATCGGAGCATTCCTGTCCGACGAACTGCCAAGCGACAGCCGGCACAGCCGCCAGCTCGCCCGCCGGCAGATGATCGCCGAAGCCGTCATGGCGGAGGGCTCCATGCGCATCGAGGATCTCACGGATCGTTTCGGCATCAGCCTGATGACGGCGCACCGCGACGTCGACGAACTGGTGAGCCGTGGCCTTTTCAGAAAGACGCGCGGCATCGTCACGGCGGCAGCAACCAGCCTGATCGAATCGAGCGACGTTTATCGGGCGAACCGCCAGTCGGCGGAAAAGAAGATGATTGCCGCCGCCGCAATGCAGTTCGTCGAGCCTGGGCAGGCGATCTTTCTCGACGATTCCACCACGGTGCTGCAAATGGCGGCGCATCTGCCGGCCAAGGTTCCGCTGACCGCGATCACCAATTCGCTGACGCTGATGAACGCGCTGAAGGACATGCATGATGTCACGCTTCTGGCCCTTGGCGGCCAATACTACAATTGGTGCAATGCCTTCATGGGGCGGATGACGATCAATGAGATCAACCGGCTGCGGGCGGATGTCGCCTTCATCTCCATGTCCGCCATCACCGATGATGTCGTCTTCCATCAGTCCCCGGAAATTGTCGACATCAAGCGGGCGATGTTTGATAGCGCCGCCAAACGCATTCTTCTGGCCGATCACACGAAATTCGAACGGCGCGCTTTGCACAGTTTCGCGGCCTTGAGCGAATTCGATGTGGTCATCGTCGATGAGAAGACGCCGGCCGATCATCTCGATCGGATGCGAAACAAGAATATCAACGTCGTCGTCGCCAGAAGCGACGGAGATCAATCATGA
- a CDS encoding FGGY-family carbohydrate kinase, with the protein MPSLLGIDSGLTVTKAVIFDVDGTQLAVARRRVTQFMPKARHIERDMDELWNATADAIGEAISLSGRPASDIQAIAATAHGDGIYLLDRSSKPLGRAILSLDSRAGAVVDRWLESPIADAALTLTGQLPHVSAPSALLAWIKEKEPARFERIGHILSCKDWLRFCLTGVIGTDRTEASTSFTNVKDQDYSLDALKLFGLGELQHALPLASRSDEVIGHVTSAVASRTGLAEGTPVVAGLHDVTASALGAGGYASGVVAVIAGTYSINETLSSEPRVDKRWFCRNAIAPGQWNNMSISPASTANYDWFLDTLCAGERAGTEATGQSVHALLAPEIEAAFNRPSTALFHPYLFGSPYGASASAGFFGLGGWHDRGDMLRAVLEGIAFNHKIHVDALGDGFSFSEARLAGGISRNPVVVQMFADVLGMPVTVTETDEAAAWGAALCAGAGIGLYADPQSDPRDVSAIAKTYHPDASRSTDYRRRYDLFRDIADAMMPLWPRIGSLVPAESQD; encoded by the coding sequence ATGCCGAGTCTGCTCGGAATTGACAGCGGTCTCACCGTCACCAAGGCCGTTATTTTTGATGTCGACGGCACGCAGCTTGCCGTGGCGCGGCGGCGGGTGACGCAATTCATGCCCAAGGCCCGCCACATCGAGCGGGACATGGACGAGCTCTGGAATGCGACCGCCGACGCGATCGGGGAGGCGATCAGCCTCAGCGGGCGCCCGGCGAGCGACATCCAGGCCATCGCGGCAACGGCCCATGGCGATGGCATCTATTTGCTCGACCGGTCGAGCAAGCCGCTCGGCCGCGCCATCCTGTCGCTGGACAGCCGGGCAGGCGCTGTTGTCGACCGCTGGCTGGAAAGCCCGATTGCCGATGCGGCCCTCACCCTTACCGGCCAGCTTCCGCATGTCTCAGCGCCCTCGGCACTTCTCGCCTGGATCAAGGAGAAGGAGCCGGCCCGTTTCGAGCGCATCGGCCATATCCTGAGCTGCAAGGACTGGCTGCGCTTCTGCCTGACCGGCGTGATAGGCACGGACAGGACGGAGGCGAGCACGTCCTTCACCAACGTCAAGGATCAGGACTATTCGCTGGATGCGCTGAAGCTCTTCGGGCTCGGTGAACTCCAACACGCCCTTCCGCTCGCATCGCGTTCCGACGAAGTCATCGGCCATGTCACCAGCGCTGTTGCAAGCCGCACCGGCCTTGCCGAGGGAACGCCGGTGGTTGCCGGGCTCCACGATGTCACCGCATCGGCTCTGGGTGCCGGCGGCTATGCATCCGGCGTGGTCGCGGTGATCGCCGGGACCTATTCGATCAACGAAACCCTCTCCTCCGAACCGCGCGTCGACAAGCGGTGGTTCTGCCGCAATGCGATTGCGCCCGGCCAGTGGAATAACATGTCGATCTCGCCGGCATCGACGGCGAATTACGACTGGTTTCTCGACACGCTTTGCGCCGGCGAGCGCGCCGGCACCGAGGCCACGGGACAGTCGGTCCATGCGCTGCTCGCGCCCGAGATCGAGGCGGCCTTCAACCGCCCCTCGACGGCGCTCTTCCACCCCTATCTCTTCGGCTCCCCCTATGGCGCCTCGGCGAGCGCCGGTTTCTTCGGTCTCGGCGGCTGGCATGATCGCGGCGACATGCTGCGCGCCGTGCTGGAAGGCATCGCCTTCAATCACAAGATCCATGTCGATGCGCTGGGCGATGGCTTTTCCTTCAGCGAGGCGCGGCTTGCCGGCGGGATCTCCCGCAATCCGGTCGTCGTCCAGATGTTCGCCGACGTGCTCGGGATGCCGGTGACGGTAACCGAAACGGACGAGGCAGCGGCCTGGGGTGCGGCGTTATGCGCCGGCGCGGGCATCGGTCTCTATGCCGATCCACAGAGCGACCCCCGCGATGTCAGCGCGATTGCAAAGACCTATCATCCCGA